In Pseudomonas oryzihabitans, the DNA window GAGCACGGCTATGTCTATCTCAATGAACGTCCCGGTATCGGTGTGGACCTGGACGAAGAAAAGGCCAAGCGCTACCCGGTCGAGGGCGGTATTCCCAGTTGGACCAATGCCCGCCTGCCTGATGGTACCGCTGCGCGGCCTTGAACGCTGCGCTCAGGGCGCCGCCGTCAGCCGGTCGCGCAGATAGTCCGAGAACAGCTGGACGATGCGCGCCGACTGGCGGTGCTGGGGATAGACCGCATAGACGGCTGCGCTGGGCAGGGCGAAGTCTTCCAGCACCTGCACCAGCGCCCCTGAGGCCAGCGCCGCGCCGATGATGAAGGTCGGCAGCACCGCAATCCCCTGACCGGCGATGGCCGCATCTCGTACCACCTCTCCATTGTTGGCCCTGAGCTGACCCTGCATGGACAGCGCCAGCGGCTTGCCCCCACGCTGGAAACGCCATTCCACCTGCCGGCCATGACCATAGAGCAGGCAGCTGTGTCCGGCCAGATCCTCCGGCTCCATCAGCGGCGGCGCCTGGCGCAGATAGTCCGGGCTGGCACAGGTCACCAGCTGCATCTCGGTCAGCCGCTTGGCGATCAGGCTGGAATCGGCCAGGGTGCCGATGCGGATCGACATGTCGTAGCCCTCGGCGAGCAGATCCACCGCCCGGTCATTGAGATCCAGTTCGAGGCGGATCTGCGGATAGGCCGAGAAGAAGTCCGGCAGCAGGGGGCTCAGGTGCAGGGTGCCGAAGGTCATGGGCGCGCTGACCCTCAGCACGCCCTGGGGCACGGTCCGCCGGCTGGACAACAGCTCCTCGGTGTCGTTGACGTCCTCGAGGATCTTCACCGCCCGCTCATAGAGCAGCATGCCCAGTTCGGTCGCCTGCAGGCGTCGTGTGGTGCGATTGAGCAGCCGCACCCCCAGACTTTCCTCCAGTGCCATGGTCCGCCGACTGACGAACTGCTTGGACAGCCCCAGCTTGTCGGCGGCGGCGGTGAAGCTGCCCTCGTTCAGGGTAGTGACGAACAGGCGCAGGTCTTCGAAGTTCATGGCGGCATCCAGGCAGCGGGCGGGCTTTCGCGAGCGATCGAGTGGCCGTCATTGTGCCAAATCCGTAAGCCCATGACCGTGGCATCGCGGCCCTGCCATCAAAGCGATCGCCCAAAAGAAAACCCCCTCACCACCTTGCGGTGAGGAGGGGGCCTTGGCGGTAGCCGTGACTCAGACGTTGAAGCGGAAGTGCATGACGTCACCGTCCTTGACGATGTACTCCTTGCCTTCCAGGCGCCACTTGCCGGCTTCCTTGGCGCCGTTCTCGCCCTTGAAGGCGATGAAGTCGTCATAGGCCACCACTTCGGCGCGGATGAAGCCCTTCTCGAAATCGGTGTGGATGGCCGCGGCCGACTGGGGCGCGGTGGCGCCGACGCGGACGGTCCAGGCGCGGACTTCCTTCACCCCTGCGGTGAAGTAGGTCTGCAGGTTGAGTAGTTCGTAGCCGGCGCGGATCACCCGGTTCAGGCCTGGCTCTTCCATGCCCATGGATTCGAGGAACATCTGCTTTTCCTCGTCGTCGTCCAGTTCGGCGATCTCCGCCTCGATCTTGTTGCAGACCGGTACCACCACGGCGCCTTCTTCCTCGGCGATGGCGCGGACCACGTCCAGGTGCGGGTTGTTCTCGAAGCCGTCTTCAGCGACGTTGGCGATGTACATCACCGGCTTGCTGGTCAGCAGGTGGAAGCTGCGCACCAGGCGCTTCTGCTCGTCATCCAGGCCCTTCAGCAGGCTGCGGGCGGGCTTGCCGGCCTCGAAGTGGGGGATCAGCTTTTCCAGCAGGGCCTTTTGCGCCAGGGCTTCCTTGTCGCCGCCCTTGGCGTTGCGGGTGACGCGCTGCAGCTGCTTCTCGCAGCTGTCGAGGTCAGCGAAGATCAATTCCAGGTCGATCACCTCGATGTCCCGCTTGGGGTCGACCGAGTTTGACACGTGGATGACGTTCTCGTCTTCGAAGCAGCGCACCACGTGGGCGATGGCATCGGTCTCGCGGATGTTGGCGAGAAACTTGTTGCCCAGGCCTTCACCCTTGGAGGCGCCCGCCACCAGACCGGCGATGTCGACGAATTCCATGGTGGTGGGGATCACCCGCTCGGGCTTGACGATTTCCGCCAGGGCGTTCAGCCGCGCATCGGGCATGGGCACGATGCCGCTGTTGGGCTCGATGGTGCAGAAAGGGAAGTTTTCCGCCGCGATACCAGATTGGGTCAGGGCATTGAACAGGGTGGACTTGCCGACGTTGGGCAGGCCGACGATGCCGCAATTGAATCCCATGGTGTGTGTCCTCGCGGAAGAAAAGGAAGAGGGTAGGGTAGGTCAGGCCTTGCGGCTGTGCAGGCGTTGCATGGCGCGGGTCAGGTCACCGGCCAGCAGCTCCGGAACGACATCCAGGGCAGCGTCGATGCTGTTGTCGAGCAGCTCCTGCTCGCTGCGCGGCGCGCGGCCCAGCACGAAATTGGAGACCAGGCTGGCGTGGCCCGGATGGCCGATGCCCAGGCGCAGGCGCTGGAAACCGTTCTGATTGCCAAGCTGGGCGATGATGTCGCGCAGCCCGTTGTGGCCGCCATGGCCGCCGCCGGTCTTGAGGCGCGCGGTGCCGGGTGGCAGGTCGAGTTCGTCATGGGCCACCAGGATGGCCGCCAGCGGAATACGGAAAAAGCCGGCGAGCGCCGCCACGGCCTGGCCGCTACGGTTCATGTAGGTAGTGGGGATGAGCAGACGAACGTCGTTGCCCGCGTGGCGAAAGCGCCCCACGAGGCCGTGATACTTGCGCTCGACAGCCAGGCTCGCGCCTTGGGCGGCTGCCAGTCGCTCAACGAAAAGGGCCCCTGCATTGTGCCGGGTCTGGTCGTATTCAGGGCCTGGATTACCCAGGCCGACGATCAGTTGGACGGCAGTCATGTCAGGAGCCCTTCTCTTTCAGGCGTGCGAGAACTTACTCGGCAGCGCCTTCTTCGGCACCGTCAGCAGCTTCTTCACGGATGCGCGGCAGGTGGATGCTGGCAACCGGCAGATCGCTGCCGTGGGCCAGGGATACCAGCTCGACGCCAGCCGGGACATTCAGATCGCTCAGGTGAATGATCTGGTCCAGCTCGACCTTGGCCATGTCGACTTCGATGAATTCCGGCAGGTCTTTCGGCAGGCAGGAAACTTCGACTTCGTTGATGGTGTGCAGGATCTCGCCACCCTGTTGCTTCACGCCCACGGAGGATTCCTGGTTCATGAAGTGCAGCGGGACGTGAGCGGTCAGCTTCTGGTCAGCGATGACGCGCAGGAAGTCGGCGTGCATGACGTAGCCCTTGGAGGGGTGACGCTGCAGAGCCTTGACCAGTACGCTTTCGTTGCTGCCACCAACCTTCAGGGTGATGACGCTGGCGAAGGCAGCTTCGCTTTCCAGCATCTTGGCCAGGTCTTTGCCGACCAGGGTGATGGAAGTCGGGGCCTTGTCGCCACCGTAGATCACGGCAGGAACGTTACCGGCGTTACGACGCAGGCGGCGGCTCGCACCTTTCCCCAGGTCGGAACGCACTTCGGCATTCAGAGTGAAATCAACCATTGTGAATCTCCAGGATAAGGAATCGGCAGACCGAGACTTGCGACCAGTTCTACGGCCCTACCGACTAAAAAGCCCCGGTAGGCCATCACGGCCTTCCGGGGCGCTTCCAGAGCGGCTGTTCCTTAACGGAACATCGCGCTGATGGATTCTTCGTTACTGATCCGGCGTACCGCCTCGGCCACCACCGGCGCGATGTCCAGCTGGCGGATACGGCTGCAGGCCTGAGCCGCGGCGGACAACGGGATGGTGTTGGTCACCACCAGTTCGTCCAGCACGGAGTTGTCGATGTTCTCGATGGCGCGACCCGACAGCACCGGATGGGTGCAGTAGGCCAGGACCTTGGCGGCACCGTGTTCCTTCAGGGCCTTGGCCGCGTGGCACAGGGTGCCGGCGGTATCGACCATGTCGTCGACCAGCACGCAGGTGCGGTCCTGGATGTCACCGATGATGTGCATCACTTCCGACTGGTTGGCCTTGGGGCGACGCTTGTCGATGATCGCCAGGTCCACACCCAGGCTCTTGGCCACGGCACGCGCACGCACCACGCCGCCGATGTCCGGGGAGACGATCATCAGGTTTTCGAAACGCTGGTCTTCGATGTCATCCACCAGGGCGGGGGAGCCGTAGATGTTGTCCACGGGAATATCGAAGAAGCCTTGGATCTGGTCGGCGTGCAGGTCGACGGTGAGCACTCGATTGATGCCCACCACGGTCAGCATGTCGGCCACGACCTTGGCGCTGATGGCGACCCGCGCGGAACGCGGACGGCGATCCTGGCGCGCATAGCCGAAATAGGGGATGACTGCGGTGATACGAGTCGCCGAGGAGCGGCGGAAGGCATCGGCCATCACCACCAGTTCCATCAGGTTGTCGTTGGTCGGCTCGCAGGTGGGCTGGATGATGAAGACATCCTTGCCCCGTACGTTCTCGTTGATTTCGACGCTGATCTCGCCATCGGAAAATTTTCCGACGGAGACGTCACCGAGAGGGATGTGCAGCTGGCGCACGATGCGCCGTGCCAGATCGGGGTTGGCGTTCCCCGTGAAGACCATCATCTTGGACACGCTGCAGTTCCTGCGGCTTGAGGTGGGTCTTGGAAGGAAAATGGCAGGGGCGGCTGGATTCGAACCAACGCATGGCAGGATCAAAACCTGCTGCCTTACCGCTTGGCGACGCCCCTGTATCTTGCAGAGTACTAGCTGTACTCATTCTCTGGTCAGGCTTGCCAGCGCCCGGTGCAACATTGACGTGTTGCTGCCTTTGGCTACGAAGCCTGGAAGTGATGCTGGTAGCTGGCTAGCTACTGTATCAGCTTCGGTCTTATTTGGAAAGCTTCCAAATATGCAACCTCCAGTGCCGGTTAATCTAGCTGAAACAAATTTGTTTAGCAAGATCAAAGCGTTACGAATTTCTGGGTAACGCCTTTCGACCGTACTCTGGCAGTCGTTTCGACCTGACCACTTGAGAACGGCGCAAACTTTAATGGCGGGAGTGTCCCGTGTCAACAGCGGATCTGAAAAAATTTCTGCTGTACTTACAGAGACTTGCGGTACCGCCACGAGATACCAGGGTTCCGGCGGCGCGACGGGGGTGAGCTTTTCACCCACGCCCTCGGCGAAGGCGGCCTGGCCACGGACGAATACCGGCACGTCGGCGCCCAGGCGCAGCCCCAGAGCGGCCAGGTCATCGAGACTGGCGTCCAGGCCCCAGAGGTGATTCAGGCCAAGCAGGGTAGTGGCGGCATCCGAGCTGCCGCCACCGATGCCGCCGCCCATGGGCAGGCGCTTGGTCAGCCAGAGGTCGGCGCCCTGGCGGGTACCGCTTTCTTCCTGCAGCAGGCGAGCCGCGCGCAGGATGAGATTCTGTTCCAGGGCGACACCCGGCAGGCCGTCATGCAACTGCAATTCGCCGTCATCGCGTCCGGCAAAGCCCAGGTCGTCGCCCCAGTCGAGAAACTGAAACAGCGTCTGCAGTTCGTGATAACCATCCGGACGGCGGCCGAGGATATGCAGGAACAGATTGAGCTTGGCGGGCGCCGGCAGGGTGAAGGCGGGTGCCACGGTCATTTGCCCAGCTCGCGCGGCTGCCAGTTCTTCACCACCAGGATGACTTCCAGGTCCTTGCCGGTGAGCTTGAGGCGCTCGGGCAGGGTGTAGCCGTTCTGCTCGGTGTAACGGGTGTATTCGACGGTCCAGCCGTCCTGCACCAGGCGCGCCAGGTGGCTGTCGGCGTCCAGGGTCAGCTGGCTGCGGCTGTCCGGGGCCGGCAGGCCACGCACCCACCAGAGCAGGTGCGAGACCGGCAGGCGCCAGCCGAGCTGCTGTTCCAGCAGGGCCTCGGGGGAGTCGGCCTGATAGCTGCCCTGACCCGAGACGTCGAGCGTGACGGCGCCCGGACGACCGGTGAGGCGGGTGGCGCCGCGACCCAGGGGGCCGGCCAGGCGGATGTCGTAGTAGTCCTGGCGCTGCAGCCAGAACAGGGTGCCGCTGCCGGAGTCGCGCGGGGCGCGGATGCCGACCTTGCCGTCGATCTGCCAGCCATCGAGGGCGGAGATACGTTTTTTATGAGCCTGCCATTGGGCGGCGTTGCCCTGGCCTTCCACGGCCTCCTGGTGGGAGGTGCTGGCGCAACCGGCCAGCAGGGCGAGCAGGAGCAGGGTGAAGAGGGTACGCGCGCGGATCATCGGAGGGTTTCGCTTCCAGTCAGGCGTTTGAGGGTGTTGCGCAGGATGGCGTCATCGGCGTCGGCGTCGAGGCCCACGCGCCAGACCTTGCGCGCTTCGCTGTGCTTGCCTTGGGTCCAGAGCACCTCGCCCAGATGGGCGGCCACTTCCGCGTCGGGGAAGCGTTCGTAGGCCTGGCGCAGATAGCGTTCGGCATCGGCCAGCTGGCCCTGGCGATAGCGGATCCAGCCCATGCTGTCGAGGATGGCCGGGTCGTCCGGGCTCAATTGATGCGCCTTGTCGATCAGCTGGCGCGCTTCAGCCAACCGGGGCGTGCGATCGGCCAGGGTGTAGCCGAGGGCATTGAGGGCCATGGCGTTGTCGGGGTCGTGGGCGATGATGTAGCGCAGGTCGCTTTCCAGCTGCCCGAGATCACCCCGCTTTTCCGCCAGCATGGAACGGACATAGAGCAGGTTGAGGTCGTTGGGATACTGCTGCAGGGCCTGCTGCACGGTCTGGTCGGCGAGGGCGGTCTGGTCGGCACTGGCCAGGCCTTCGACTTCCAGCAGATAGAGCGGCACGGCGTATTCGCTCTGGCGCTTGCGGGCTTCGGCCAGGCGCTGGCGGGCCTCGGCGATGCGGCCGCTACCGAGCAGGATTTCCGTCTGGCGCTGCTGGGCGGCCAGATAATCGGTGCCTGGACCGACCTGGGTGTATTCGGCCAGCGCCTGCTCGGGCTGGTCGAGTTCCTCGTAGCTGCGCCCCAGATTGAGGTGCGCGGCGTCCACATGGCTGCCGCGGTCGATCAGTTCCTTGAGGTAGATCTGGGCTTCGCGCCAGGCCTGGGCTTCCAGGCAGACCAGCGCCAGGGAGAATCTCAGGTCGTCATCGTCCGGAAACTGGGCGACCAGTTCGGCGAATTCGCGCTTGGCCTGGTCCAGGCGATCCAGCTCCACCAGCAGCCGGGCATGGGCCAGGCGCAGGCGGCGATCTTCCGGATGCTGGCGGATGCCGGCTTCGAGCAGCGGCAGGGCCTCGGCGCTGCGGTCCTGGCTTTGCAGCAGGCGCGCGCGCAGGAGCAAAGGGGCCACTTCCCGCTTGGCCGCCGGATTGCGCTCCAGCAATTTCAGCGCCTCGTCAGCGCGGCCGTCCTGCTGCAGCAGCAGGGCCTTGCCGAACAGCAGCTGGCCGTTATGCGGATATTTGGACAGCAGCCGATCGAAGCTCTTGAGCAGGCCGGCGCGGGTGGTCTCGTCGGTTTCCGCCGCGGACAGGGCAAGGAAATCGAAGTGGGTGTCACCCTGGCCCCGGAGCACGCGCTCCATGTAGGCCATGGACTCGTCATAGCGACCGGCGCGGGCCAACATGATGGCGGCGGCACGCTGGGCGTCCAGGTTGTCCGGAGCATTGCGGGCCCAGATCTGCGCGGTTTCCAGTGCCGGGGTATCGGCACCCAGGTACTCAGCGATGCGGAAGGCGCGCTCGGCGACGCCCGGATCCTGGGTCGACTTGGCCTGCTCGACATAGTTGGTCAGGGCGATGTCGAACCGGTTGCGCTGCCCCGCCAGCTCGCCGACCAGCAGGTCATAGAGGGTGTCTTCGCGAAAGGAGCCGGCCGGTTGCGGCGTGCTCGTCTTGGCGGTGGGCGGCGGGATGGCGGCGGCGGGCGTCGGCTGACGGCCGAGGTTCTGGCAGCCGGCGAGCAGCAGGGCGGTCGTCAGCAGCGCAAGGTATCTGGTCATAGGGTCGGGGCGGCCTTTTTACAGTCGGTCCATCATGCCACAAGAGTCGCCGTAGCCGCGTCGCGCATGCGCAGCGGCCGGCCGAGAAGTGCGGTGGTCGAGGCTGTTGACGCCTTTTGTCCGGCAAGATTCATTTGCCCAGGCTATGACACCCATTGTCCGACGTCTCGTCGCTGCTGGTTGTCGCCACCGCGCGCCCATAGGACAATGTCCGGCTTTCCTATCCGTTCGACTGCTTGCGTCCATGGCCTTTCTCGCGCTCGGCATCAATCACAAGACCGCCTCGGTTGAGGTGCGCGAACGTGTGGCTTTCACTCCGGAGCAGACGGTCGAAGCCCTGCGCCAGCTGGAGCAGGCCACCCACAGTCGCGAAGCGGCGATTCTCTCCACCTGCAATCGCAGCGAACTCTATCTGGAGCTGGAGCCCAGTCTGGCGGAGGCCGTGCTGGCCTGGCTCGCCCAGTACCACCGGGTCCCCCTGGAAGATTTGCGCGCCAGCATCTATCTGCACCAGGACGAGGCCGCGGTACGGCACATGATGCGCGTGGCCGCGGGGCTGGACTCCATGGTACTGGGCGAACCGCAGATCCTTGGTCAGCTCAAGTCGGCCTATGCCGTGGCCCGCGAGGCCGGTACCGTCGGTCCGCTGCTGGGGCGCCTGTTCCAGGCCACCTTCAACACCGCCAAGGCGGTACGTACCGACACCGCGATCGGTGAGAACCCGGTGTCGGTGGCCTTTGCCGCGGTCAGCCTGGCCAAGCAGATCTTCAGCGACCTCAGCCGCAGCCAGGCCCTGCTGATCGGCGCCGGCGAGACCATCACCCTGGTCGCCCGTCACCTCCATGAACAGGGCGTGCGGCGTATCGTCGTTGCCAACCGAACCCTGGAGCGCGCCAGCCACCTGGCGGAAGAGTTCGGCGCCCATACCGTGCTCTTGGCCGACATTCCCGACGAACTGGTCAACAGCGACATCGTCATCAGCTCCACTGCTAGCCAGTTGCCGATCCTCGGCAAGGGCGCGGTGGAGCGGGCGCTCAAGCAGCGTCGCCACAAGCCCATTTTCATGGTCGATATCGCCGTGCCGCGCGACATCGAGCCGGAGGTGAGCGAGCTGGAAGACGTCTACCTCTATACGGTGGACGATCTCCACGAGGTGGTGGCGGAAAATCTCAAGAGTCGCCAGGGCGCCGCCCAGGCGGCCGAGAAGCTGGTGCTGGCCGGGGTCGAGGACTTCATGCAGCGGCTGCGCGAGCGCGCCGCGGTGGACGTGGTCCGCGCCTATCGCCAGCAGGGCGAGCAGATCCGTGATGACGAGCTGGCCCGCGCCCAGCGCCAGCTGGCCAATGGCGCCGATCCCCAGGAAGCCCTGGCGGCCCTGGCACGCAGTCTCACCAACAAGCTGATGCACGCACCGAGCGTGCAGCTCAAGAAATTATCCGCCGAGGGGCGCGTCGACGCGCTGACCCTGGCTCAGGAACTCTTCGCCCTCGACGAGGGTTTGGACAAGACATGAAGACCTCTCTGTTGCACAAGCTCGACGGTCTGCAGGACCGCTTCGAGGAGCTGACCGCGCTGTTGGGCGACGCCGAAGTCATCAGCGACCAGACCCAGTTCCGTGCCTATTCCAAGGAATACGCCGAACTCGAGCCGGTCAGCCAGGCGTTCATCGAATACCGCAAGGTGCAGGCCGACCTGGAGGGTGCCCAGGCGCTGCTCAAGGACAGCGATCCGGATCTGCGCGAGATGGCCGAAGAAGAGGTGACCAGCGCCAAGGCGCGGTTGCAGGAACTGGAAGACGAGCTGCAGCGCATGATGCTGCCGCGGGATCCCAACGACGGCCGCAACGTCTTCCTGGAAATCCGTGCCGGTACCGGTGGCGACGAGGCGGCGATCTTTGCCGGTGATCTGTTCCGCATGTATTCGCGCTATGCCGAACGCCAGGGCTGGCGCCTCGAAGTGCTCTCGGAGAACGAGGGCGAGCACGGCGGCTTCAAGGAAGTCATCGCCCGGGTCGAAGGCGACAGCGTCTACGCCAAGCTCAAGTTCGAGTCCGGTGCGCACCGGGTGCAGCGGGTCCCAGAAACCGAGTCCCAGGGCCGCATCCACACCTCGGCCTGCACCGTGGCGGTGCTGCCCGAGCCCGACGAGCAGCAGGCCATCGAGATCAATCCGGCCGATCTGCGGGTCGACACCTATCGCTCCTCCGGCGCAGGCGGCCAGCACGTCAACAAGACCGACTCGGCCGTGCGCATCACCCACCTGCCCACCGGCATCGTGGTGGAATGCCAGGAAGAGCGCTCGCAGCACAAGAACCGCGCCAAGGCCATGGCCTGGCTGTCGGCCAAGCTCAACGACCAGCAGGATGCGGCGGCGCACAAGGAAATGTCCGACACCCGCCGGCTGCTGGTGGGATCGGGTGACAGATCCGAGCGCATTCGCACCTACAACTTCCCCCAGGGCCGGGTGACCGATCACCGCATCAACCTGACCCTCTATTCCCTGGGCGAGGTGGTCAATGGCGATGTCCAGCAGGTCATAGATCCGCTGTTGCAGGAATACCAGGCCGACCAGCTGGCCGCACTGGGGGACTGACCCATGGCTACCATCGGCGCCCTGTTGCGCGAAAGCCAGCTACCGGACTCCCCTAGCGCCCGCCTCGACGTGGAGCTGCTGCTGGCCGCCGCCCTGGACAAGCCGCGCAGCTACCTGCGCACCTGGCCGGAAAAGCTGGTGCCGCGCGAGGCCCTGGCGCGCTTTCGGACCGACCTCGAGCGGCGCCAGCAGGGTGAGCCGGTGGCCTACATCCTTGGCCAGCAGGGCTTCTGGTCGCTGGATCTGGAAGTGAGCGCCGACACCCTGATTCCCCGGCCCGACACCGAGGTGCTGGTGGAGACTGCCCTGGCACTGCCACTGGCCGACGAGATGCGGGTGCTGGATCTGGGCACCGGTACCGGCGCCATCGCCCTGGCCCTGGCCCATGAGCGGCCGCGCTGGCAGATCAGCGGCGTGGATCGCATCCCGGCGGCGGTGGCCCTGGCCCAGCGCAATGCCGAGCGCCTGCGCCTGGGCAATGTCACCTTTCAGCAGAGTCACTGGTTCGCCGCCCTGAACGGGCAGCGCTTCGAGCTGATCGTCAGCAACCCCCCCTATATCGCCGGCAGTGATCGCCATCTGGAGGAGGGCGATGTGCGCTTCGAGCCGCGCAGCGCCCTGGTCGCCGGCGCCGATGGCCTGGACGATATTCGCGAGCTGATTGCGGCAGCGCCCGATCACCTGCATCCCGGTGGCTGGCTGTGGCTGGAACACGGTTTCGAGCAGGCCGGCGCGGTGCGGGAATTGCTG includes these proteins:
- the hemA gene encoding glutamyl-tRNA reductase; translation: MAFLALGINHKTASVEVRERVAFTPEQTVEALRQLEQATHSREAAILSTCNRSELYLELEPSLAEAVLAWLAQYHRVPLEDLRASIYLHQDEAAVRHMMRVAAGLDSMVLGEPQILGQLKSAYAVAREAGTVGPLLGRLFQATFNTAKAVRTDTAIGENPVSVAFAAVSLAKQIFSDLSRSQALLIGAGETITLVARHLHEQGVRRIVVANRTLERASHLAEEFGAHTVLLADIPDELVNSDIVISSTASQLPILGKGAVERALKQRRHKPIFMVDIAVPRDIEPEVSELEDVYLYTVDDLHEVVAENLKSRQGAAQAAEKLVLAGVEDFMQRLRERAAVDVVRAYRQQGEQIRDDELARAQRQLANGADPQEALAALARSLTNKLMHAPSVQLKKLSAEGRVDALTLAQELFALDEGLDKT
- a CDS encoding 50S ribosomal protein L25/general stress protein Ctc, which translates into the protein MVDFTLNAEVRSDLGKGASRRLRRNAGNVPAVIYGGDKAPTSITLVGKDLAKMLESEAAFASVITLKVGGSNESVLVKALQRHPSKGYVMHADFLRVIADQKLTAHVPLHFMNQESSVGVKQQGGEILHTINEVEVSCLPKDLPEFIEVDMAKVELDQIIHLSDLNVPAGVELVSLAHGSDLPVASIHLPRIREEAADGAEEGAAE
- a CDS encoding tetratricopeptide repeat protein, with the translated sequence MTRYLALLTTALLLAGCQNLGRQPTPAAAIPPPTAKTSTPQPAGSFREDTLYDLLVGELAGQRNRFDIALTNYVEQAKSTQDPGVAERAFRIAEYLGADTPALETAQIWARNAPDNLDAQRAAAIMLARAGRYDESMAYMERVLRGQGDTHFDFLALSAAETDETTRAGLLKSFDRLLSKYPHNGQLLFGKALLLQQDGRADEALKLLERNPAAKREVAPLLLRARLLQSQDRSAEALPLLEAGIRQHPEDRRLRLAHARLLVELDRLDQAKREFAELVAQFPDDDDLRFSLALVCLEAQAWREAQIYLKELIDRGSHVDAAHLNLGRSYEELDQPEQALAEYTQVGPGTDYLAAQQRQTEILLGSGRIAEARQRLAEARKRQSEYAVPLYLLEVEGLASADQTALADQTVQQALQQYPNDLNLLYVRSMLAEKRGDLGQLESDLRYIIAHDPDNAMALNALGYTLADRTPRLAEARQLIDKAHQLSPDDPAILDSMGWIRYRQGQLADAERYLRQAYERFPDAEVAAHLGEVLWTQGKHSEARKVWRVGLDADADDAILRNTLKRLTGSETLR
- the prfA gene encoding peptide chain release factor 1 gives rise to the protein MKTSLLHKLDGLQDRFEELTALLGDAEVISDQTQFRAYSKEYAELEPVSQAFIEYRKVQADLEGAQALLKDSDPDLREMAEEEVTSAKARLQELEDELQRMMLPRDPNDGRNVFLEIRAGTGGDEAAIFAGDLFRMYSRYAERQGWRLEVLSENEGEHGGFKEVIARVEGDSVYAKLKFESGAHRVQRVPETESQGRIHTSACTVAVLPEPDEQQAIEINPADLRVDTYRSSGAGGQHVNKTDSAVRITHLPTGIVVECQEERSQHKNRAKAMAWLSAKLNDQQDAAAHKEMSDTRRLLVGSGDRSERIRTYNFPQGRVTDHRINLTLYSLGEVVNGDVQQVIDPLLQEYQADQLAALGD
- the pth gene encoding aminoacyl-tRNA hydrolase, whose product is MTAVQLIVGLGNPGPEYDQTRHNAGALFVERLAAAQGASLAVERKYHGLVGRFRHAGNDVRLLIPTTYMNRSGQAVAALAGFFRIPLAAILVAHDELDLPPGTARLKTGGGHGGHNGLRDIIAQLGNQNGFQRLRLGIGHPGHASLVSNFVLGRAPRSEQELLDNSIDAALDVVPELLAGDLTRAMQRLHSRKA
- a CDS encoding LysR family transcriptional regulator encodes the protein MNFEDLRLFVTTLNEGSFTAAADKLGLSKQFVSRRTMALEESLGVRLLNRTTRRLQATELGMLLYERAVKILEDVNDTEELLSSRRTVPQGVLRVSAPMTFGTLHLSPLLPDFFSAYPQIRLELDLNDRAVDLLAEGYDMSIRIGTLADSSLIAKRLTEMQLVTCASPDYLRQAPPLMEPEDLAGHSCLLYGHGRQVEWRFQRGGKPLALSMQGQLRANNGEVVRDAAIAGQGIAVLPTFIIGAALASGALVQVLEDFALPSAAVYAVYPQHRQSARIVQLFSDYLRDRLTAAP
- the lolB gene encoding lipoprotein insertase outer membrane protein LolB encodes the protein MIRARTLFTLLLLALLAGCASTSHQEAVEGQGNAAQWQAHKKRISALDGWQIDGKVGIRAPRDSGSGTLFWLQRQDYYDIRLAGPLGRGATRLTGRPGAVTLDVSGQGSYQADSPEALLEQQLGWRLPVSHLLWWVRGLPAPDSRSQLTLDADSHLARLVQDGWTVEYTRYTEQNGYTLPERLKLTGKDLEVILVVKNWQPRELGK
- the ispE gene encoding 4-(cytidine 5'-diphospho)-2-C-methyl-D-erythritol kinase, which gives rise to MTVAPAFTLPAPAKLNLFLHILGRRPDGYHELQTLFQFLDWGDDLGFAGRDDGELQLHDGLPGVALEQNLILRAARLLQEESGTRQGADLWLTKRLPMGGGIGGGSSDAATTLLGLNHLWGLDASLDDLAALGLRLGADVPVFVRGQAAFAEGVGEKLTPVAPPEPWYLVAVPQVSVSTAEIFSDPLLTRDTPAIKVCAVLKWSGRNDCQSTVERRYPEIRNALILLNKFVSARLTGTGGCIFGSFPNKTEADTVASQLPASLPGFVAKGSNTSMLHRALASLTRE
- the ychF gene encoding redox-regulated ATPase YchF, with product MGFNCGIVGLPNVGKSTLFNALTQSGIAAENFPFCTIEPNSGIVPMPDARLNALAEIVKPERVIPTTMEFVDIAGLVAGASKGEGLGNKFLANIRETDAIAHVVRCFEDENVIHVSNSVDPKRDIEVIDLELIFADLDSCEKQLQRVTRNAKGGDKEALAQKALLEKLIPHFEAGKPARSLLKGLDDEQKRLVRSFHLLTSKPVMYIANVAEDGFENNPHLDVVRAIAEEEGAVVVPVCNKIEAEIAELDDDEEKQMFLESMGMEEPGLNRVIRAGYELLNLQTYFTAGVKEVRAWTVRVGATAPQSAAAIHTDFEKGFIRAEVVAYDDFIAFKGENGAKEAGKWRLEGKEYIVKDGDVMHFRFNV
- the prmC gene encoding peptide chain release factor N(5)-glutamine methyltransferase: MATIGALLRESQLPDSPSARLDVELLLAAALDKPRSYLRTWPEKLVPREALARFRTDLERRQQGEPVAYILGQQGFWSLDLEVSADTLIPRPDTEVLVETALALPLADEMRVLDLGTGTGAIALALAHERPRWQISGVDRIPAAVALAQRNAERLRLGNVTFQQSHWFAALNGQRFELIVSNPPYIAGSDRHLEEGDVRFEPRSALVAGADGLDDIRELIAAAPDHLHPGGWLWLEHGFEQAGAVRELLARQGFTEVESRHDLGGHERISGGRWPC
- a CDS encoding ribose-phosphate pyrophosphokinase — protein: MSKMMVFTGNANPDLARRIVRQLHIPLGDVSVGKFSDGEISVEINENVRGKDVFIIQPTCEPTNDNLMELVVMADAFRRSSATRITAVIPYFGYARQDRRPRSARVAISAKVVADMLTVVGINRVLTVDLHADQIQGFFDIPVDNIYGSPALVDDIEDQRFENLMIVSPDIGGVVRARAVAKSLGVDLAIIDKRRPKANQSEVMHIIGDIQDRTCVLVDDMVDTAGTLCHAAKALKEHGAAKVLAYCTHPVLSGRAIENIDNSVLDELVVTNTIPLSAAAQACSRIRQLDIAPVVAEAVRRISNEESISAMFR